A genomic segment from Ruegeria sp. TM1040 encodes:
- a CDS encoding F0F1 ATP synthase subunit B has product MRATLAIALTLATTSPAFAAGGGWNLGNTDFVVILAFLLFIGILLAAKVPSLIGKQLDNRADSIKSELEEARALREEAQTLLASYERKQQDVQAQAERIVANARDEAAAAAEQAKADLAASIARRLTAAEEQIASAEASAVKEVRDRAITIAVEVADQVISKQMTAADANKLIDAAIQDVEAKLH; this is encoded by the coding sequence ATGCGTGCAACTCTTGCAATTGCTCTGACCCTCGCAACCACCTCGCCTGCATTCGCTGCGGGTGGTGGCTGGAACCTCGGCAACACCGACTTTGTTGTTATCCTCGCGTTCCTGCTGTTCATTGGCATCCTGCTCGCTGCCAAAGTGCCGTCTTTGATCGGCAAACAGCTCGACAACCGCGCGGACAGCATCAAGTCCGAACTGGAAGAAGCGCGCGCGCTGCGCGAAGAGGCCCAGACCCTTCTGGCCTCCTACGAGCGCAAGCAGCAGGACGTTCAGGCGCAGGCCGAGCGTATTGTCGCAAACGCCCGTGACGAGGCCGCTGCTGCGGCTGAGCAGGCGAAGGCGGATCTTGCAGCTTCCATCGCACGCCGTCTTACGGCGGCAGAGGAGCAGATCGCGTCTGCCGAAGCCTCTGCCGTGAAAGAAGTGCGTGACCGCGCCATCACGATCGCTGTTGAGGTCGCTGACCAGGTGATCTCCAAGCAGATGACCGCAGCTGATGCCAACAAGCTGATCGACGCGGCCATCCAGGACGTGGAAGCGAAACTGCACTAA
- a CDS encoding F0F1 ATP synthase subunit B' produces the protein MATTTHDAGHGAAEAAHGSSGMPQLDFSTYGNQIFWLLVTLVVIYLILSRIALPRIAAILNERQGTITNDLAAAEDLKAKAVEAENAYNKALADARAEAQRIAAETRAEIQAEVDEAIAKADAEISAKAAESEKAIAEIRAGALESVKVVAADTASALVAALGGKDDADAVKAAVAERTEG, from the coding sequence ATGGCAACTACTACGCATGACGCAGGTCATGGAGCTGCCGAAGCGGCGCACGGGTCTTCCGGCATGCCGCAGCTGGACTTCTCGACCTACGGAAACCAGATCTTCTGGCTTCTGGTCACGCTTGTCGTGATCTATCTGATCCTGTCGCGCATTGCGCTGCCCCGTATTGCAGCCATTCTGAACGAGCGTCAGGGCACTATCACAAACGACCTCGCCGCAGCCGAAGACCTGAAGGCCAAAGCTGTCGAGGCGGAAAACGCTTATAACAAGGCACTGGCCGACGCCCGCGCGGAAGCGCAGCGCATCGCCGCCGAAACCCGCGCCGAAATTCAGGCCGAGGTGGACGAGGCAATCGCAAAGGCGGATGCGGAAATCTCTGCAAAAGCAGCAGAGTCCGAGAAAGCCATTGCTGAAATCCGCGCTGGCGCGCTCGAGAGTGTCAAGGTTGTCGCCGCCGATACCGCATCTGCACTGGTTGCGGCGCTGGGTGGCAAAGACGACGCAGACGCTGTCAAAGCAGCCGTCGCTGAACGGACGGAGGGCTGA
- a CDS encoding F0F1 ATP synthase subunit C — protein MEGDLAYIGAGLAGMGTGIAALGVGNVAANFLAGALRNPSAAASQTATLFIGIAFAEALGIFSFLVALLLMFAV, from the coding sequence ATGGAAGGCGATCTCGCATACATCGGCGCTGGCCTGGCTGGCATGGGTACTGGTATTGCTGCTCTGGGTGTTGGCAACGTTGCTGCTAACTTCCTGGCGGGCGCTCTGCGCAACCCCTCCGCGGCTGCTTCCCAGACCGCAACCCTCTTCATCGGCATCGCATTTGCAGAAGCTCTGGGCATCTTCTCGTTCCTGGTCGCTCTGCTGCTGATGTTCGCCGTCTAA
- a CDS encoding F0F1 ATP synthase subunit A, with protein MGKLFFYVALALVLVSGLVFAPEKAELAIHPMDQFTVTPLFGGDHIAWYTPTNVTLWMFLAVAAIIGLLVFGSSNRGIVPSRAQSVAELAYGFIYKMVEDVTGKDAVKFFPYIMTLFMFIVTANFLGLIPMSFTTTSHFAVTAILAMLVFVTVTITGFVLHGAKFLGLFWVSSAPLALRPILAIIELISYFVRPVSHCIRLAGNVMAGHAVLKVFAGFAGALGAGAFLPIFAITAVYALEVLVAFIQAYVFTILTCVYLKDALHPSH; from the coding sequence ATGGGCAAACTGTTCTTTTACGTAGCTTTGGCTTTGGTGCTCGTATCGGGCCTGGTGTTCGCACCGGAAAAGGCAGAGCTTGCGATTCACCCGATGGACCAGTTCACCGTGACGCCGCTGTTCGGTGGTGACCACATCGCGTGGTACACGCCCACCAACGTGACGCTCTGGATGTTCCTCGCCGTGGCGGCCATCATCGGCCTTCTGGTGTTCGGCTCTTCCAACCGCGGCATCGTTCCTTCTCGCGCTCAGTCGGTTGCGGAACTGGCTTATGGGTTCATCTACAAGATGGTCGAAGACGTGACCGGCAAAGACGCGGTAAAGTTCTTCCCCTACATCATGACGCTCTTCATGTTCATCGTGACGGCCAACTTCCTTGGCCTCATCCCGATGTCCTTCACTACGACATCGCATTTTGCCGTAACCGCGATCCTCGCGATGCTGGTTTTCGTGACCGTGACCATCACTGGCTTTGTGCTGCATGGTGCAAAATTCCTCGGCCTGTTCTGGGTCAGCTCCGCTCCGCTGGCGCTGCGTCCGATCTTGGCCATTATCGAACTGATTTCCTACTTCGTACGCCCAGTCAGCCACTGCATCCGTCTTGCAGGGAACGTGATGGCGGGCCACGCGGTTCTGAAGGTGTTCGCAGGTTTTGCTGGCGCTCTGGGCGCCGGGGCATTCCTGCCGATCTTTGCCATCACCGCGGTCTACGCACTCGAAGTTCTCGTGGCCTTCATCCAGGCATACGTGTTCACCATTCTGACCTGTGTCTATCTGAAAGACGCGCTGCACCCGTCCCACTAA
- a CDS encoding AtpZ/AtpI family protein, whose protein sequence is MIDDDQKQRMAQLEEKLAAAKKAHEEPEPRADEHYSMANQAWRMVTELVAGLVIGLGIGYGLDVLLGTTPIFMVLFILLGLAAGVNVMLRSAREIQDKQMAEAEQRADADKDA, encoded by the coding sequence TTGATCGACGACGACCAAAAGCAGCGCATGGCGCAGCTGGAGGAGAAACTGGCAGCCGCCAAGAAGGCGCATGAAGAGCCGGAACCTCGCGCGGATGAACACTATTCCATGGCCAATCAGGCCTGGCGGATGGTGACGGAATTGGTGGCCGGTCTCGTGATCGGCCTCGGCATCGGATACGGGCTGGATGTTCTTTTGGGAACGACCCCCATTTTCATGGTGCTGTTCATATTGCTGGGTCTGGCCGCCGGGGTGAACGTGATGCTCCGCAGCGCACGCGAGATTCAGGACAAACAAATGGCTGAGGCGGAACAACGCGCCGACGCTGACAAAGATGCATGA
- a CDS encoding DMT family transporter — translation MALRYWAVIVILGIGWGMSFMFNAVLLRELAPLWVSVGRVGLGALGCWMFLLARGRDWRISPARALALAGFGALSYAIPFSFYAIGQQHIASGVAGIVNACTPALAVVVTHFWPGGERANWRKSLGVGAGLAGIVILSLPILQSGQSSAIWAVFVTLGAPLCYAFSVNVARQFRDMEPVVLVAWALSGATAFILPVAFWVEGAPQALTAQAWGALLVIGFALTSAAFIAMYWVLPKVGPTNVTLPTLIAPASALTLGVLVLGEPLEISHLTGLSAILFGLLLIDGRLFKSRVPAV, via the coding sequence ATGGCGTTGCGGTATTGGGCGGTCATCGTAATTCTCGGCATCGGTTGGGGAATGTCCTTCATGTTCAACGCGGTGCTTTTGCGCGAGCTGGCGCCGTTATGGGTTTCGGTCGGGCGTGTTGGGCTTGGGGCGCTGGGCTGCTGGATGTTCCTGCTGGCGCGCGGGCGTGATTGGCGCATCTCGCCAGCGCGCGCGCTGGCGCTGGCCGGGTTTGGCGCGCTGAGCTATGCGATCCCGTTTTCCTTTTACGCCATCGGACAACAGCATATTGCCAGTGGCGTGGCCGGGATCGTCAACGCCTGCACCCCGGCGCTTGCGGTGGTGGTGACCCATTTCTGGCCGGGCGGCGAACGCGCCAACTGGCGCAAGAGCCTCGGCGTTGGCGCAGGGCTCGCAGGCATCGTGATCCTGTCGCTGCCGATCCTGCAAAGCGGGCAGAGCAGTGCCATCTGGGCCGTGTTTGTCACTCTTGGTGCACCGCTGTGCTATGCGTTCTCGGTCAATGTCGCGCGCCAGTTCCGCGATATGGAGCCGGTGGTGCTGGTGGCCTGGGCGCTGAGCGGTGCAACGGCCTTTATCCTGCCGGTTGCGTTCTGGGTGGAGGGCGCGCCACAGGCTCTGACGGCGCAGGCCTGGGGCGCTTTGCTGGTGATTGGTTTTGCACTCACCTCGGCGGCCTTCATCGCCATGTATTGGGTGCTGCCCAAGGTGGGGCCAACCAACGTCACCCTGCCCACGCTGATCGCGCCGGCCTCGGCGCTCACGCTGGGTGTTCTGGTTCTGGGCGAGCCGCTTGAGATCAGTCACCTGACCGGGCTCTCTGCGATCCTCTTTGGCCTTCTGTTGATCGACGGACGATTGTTTAAAAGCCGGGTTCCTGCGGTGTGA
- a CDS encoding ArsR/SmtB family transcription factor — MNDTLDTVFAALADPTRRAILSMLLEDDMAVTDVAEPFEMSLAAISKHLTILTRAGLIQQEKRGRVKWCKLQPDALRAASVWMQGFGQFEPVNLDAFERFLEEELRDGE; from the coding sequence ATGAACGACACTCTTGATACAGTCTTTGCGGCCCTGGCAGATCCGACCCGGCGGGCGATCCTGTCGATGCTGCTCGAAGACGATATGGCCGTCACCGATGTGGCCGAGCCTTTCGAGATGTCCTTGGCGGCGATTTCAAAGCATCTCACCATCCTCACCCGCGCGGGCCTCATTCAGCAGGAAAAACGCGGACGGGTGAAGTGGTGCAAGCTACAACCGGACGCCTTGCGGGCAGCCTCGGTCTGGATGCAGGGTTTTGGTCAGTTCGAGCCGGTGAACCTCGATGCATTCGAGCGCTTTCTCGAGGAAGAACTTCGCGACGGCGAGTGA
- a CDS encoding DMT family transporter — MELATRPRGLRDSHKGHLAMLAFSALVAGSFSLGALIANEVTPAALNAVRFVLAGILIGAAAALGPGLKPQQFEAPWRYVLLGGVFATYFVLMFYGLQTADPVSAAAVFTLTPAMSGVFGWLLLRQITTPRMALALVIGGAGALWVIFRADMEAVLKFEIGQGEMIYFVGCVAHALYTPMVRKLNRGEPALVFTFGVLVAGAILLVALAWRDLAATDWAGLKPIVWIGLLYVSVFASACTFVLLQVATLRLPSAKVMAYTYLVPSWVILWEIALGKGWPPALIFGGIGLTIVALWLLLKDEHG; from the coding sequence ATGGAATTGGCCACGCGGCCGCGCGGTCTGCGCGACAGTCACAAGGGGCATCTTGCGATGCTCGCATTCTCAGCCTTGGTGGCCGGGTCGTTTTCGCTCGGGGCACTGATCGCCAATGAGGTAACACCCGCGGCGCTCAATGCGGTGCGTTTTGTACTGGCGGGTATCCTGATCGGGGCGGCGGCAGCGCTTGGTCCGGGGCTGAAACCGCAGCAATTCGAGGCGCCGTGGCGCTATGTGCTGCTGGGCGGGGTGTTTGCGACCTATTTTGTCCTGATGTTCTATGGGCTGCAGACTGCAGATCCGGTGAGCGCCGCTGCGGTGTTCACGCTGACCCCAGCCATGAGCGGCGTCTTTGGCTGGCTGCTTTTACGCCAGATCACCACCCCGCGTATGGCGCTGGCTCTGGTGATCGGGGGGGCAGGCGCGCTCTGGGTGATCTTTCGCGCCGACATGGAGGCGGTTCTGAAATTCGAGATCGGCCAGGGCGAGATGATCTATTTTGTCGGCTGCGTGGCGCATGCGCTTTATACGCCGATGGTGCGCAAGCTGAACCGGGGCGAGCCGGCGCTGGTCTTTACCTTTGGGGTGTTGGTCGCGGGGGCAATCCTGCTGGTCGCGCTGGCCTGGCGCGATCTGGCCGCGACGGATTGGGCAGGCCTCAAACCGATTGTCTGGATTGGACTTCTTTATGTGTCGGTCTTTGCGTCGGCCTGCACCTTTGTCTTGCTGCAGGTTGCCACGCTGCGTCTGCCGTCGGCCAAGGTGATGGCCTATACCTATCTGGTGCCGTCCTGGGTGATCCTTTGGGAGATTGCGCTGGGCAAGGGTTGGCCTCCGGCGCTCATCTTTGGTGGCATTGGCCTCACCATCGTGGCGCTCTGGCTGCTGTTGAAGGATGAGCACGGATAG
- a CDS encoding LysR family transcriptional regulator encodes MENWDEVRTAYQVARLGTVSGAADVLGVHHATVIRHIDAIEARLGVKLFQRHARGYTATEAGLDLLRVAQATDDQFSQLVGRLKGQGDEVSGELVVTSLSSMAPMLAPALAEFQQLHPDLVIRYLTGDRLFRLEYGEAHVALRAGAAPEQPDNVVQPFVAQRLALYASREYVERHGMLKGQDDMVNHRFIASDNENTRAPFERWLRSTIPAENIVFRCSDAVAGHQAIRAGAGIGFVSLWEAASSPDLVMMMDPHDEWSGKIWLVTHVDLHRTNKVQSFVRFLKEHAKSWPQ; translated from the coding sequence GTGGAAAATTGGGATGAGGTACGCACCGCCTATCAGGTGGCGCGCTTGGGCACTGTGAGTGGTGCAGCAGATGTTCTGGGCGTGCATCACGCCACGGTGATCCGGCATATCGACGCGATCGAAGCCCGACTGGGCGTGAAGCTGTTCCAGCGACATGCCCGTGGGTATACGGCCACCGAGGCCGGTCTTGACCTGTTGCGGGTGGCGCAGGCCACGGACGATCAGTTCAGCCAACTGGTCGGGCGCCTCAAGGGGCAGGGCGATGAGGTCTCTGGGGAGCTGGTGGTGACATCCCTGTCGTCCATGGCGCCAATGTTGGCGCCGGCGCTTGCAGAGTTTCAGCAGCTGCATCCTGATCTTGTGATCCGCTATCTGACCGGGGATCGCCTGTTCCGGCTGGAATATGGCGAGGCGCATGTGGCGTTGCGCGCGGGCGCTGCCCCCGAGCAGCCCGACAATGTTGTGCAGCCCTTCGTGGCCCAGCGGCTCGCGCTCTATGCCTCGCGCGAGTACGTCGAGCGCCATGGCATGCTGAAGGGGCAAGATGACATGGTGAACCATCGTTTTATTGCCAGCGACAATGAGAATACGCGCGCGCCCTTCGAGCGCTGGTTGCGTTCCACGATCCCGGCCGAGAATATCGTCTTTCGCTGCTCTGACGCCGTGGCTGGGCATCAGGCCATTCGGGCAGGGGCTGGGATCGGGTTTGTCTCCCTCTGGGAGGCGGCAAGCAGTCCTGATCTGGTGATGATGATGGATCCCCACGATGAGTGGTCGGGCAAGATCTGGCTCGTGACCCATGTGGATCTCCACCGCACCAACAAGGTGCAGAGTTTTGTGCGCTTCTTGAAAGAGCACGCCAAATCCTGGCCGCAGTGA
- a CDS encoding FMN-dependent NADH-azoreductase, protein MTQTVLHIDSSARKTGSISRDLTAQVVARLGAETVLHRDLSTPLPLLDETWIGANFTAPEERTESQKDVLALSDQLIQEIKQADTLVIGVPIYNFAIPTTLKAWIDQIARAGVTFRYTENGPEGLLTGKRAILVVASGGTEAGSDIDYASRYLRHMLGFIGITEVEVVAADQQAIDAEASVQKAKDAIAQLAA, encoded by the coding sequence ATGACCCAGACCGTACTTCACATCGACAGCTCTGCCCGCAAAACCGGCTCGATCTCGCGCGACCTGACTGCGCAAGTTGTGGCCCGCCTCGGTGCCGAGACCGTTCTGCACCGTGACCTGTCAACCCCGCTGCCGCTCTTGGACGAGACCTGGATCGGCGCGAATTTCACCGCCCCCGAGGAGCGCACGGAGTCCCAAAAAGACGTATTGGCCCTGTCGGACCAATTGATCCAAGAGATCAAACAGGCCGACACGCTTGTGATCGGCGTTCCGATCTACAACTTTGCCATTCCAACTACGCTGAAGGCGTGGATCGACCAGATTGCCCGTGCGGGCGTGACCTTCCGCTATACCGAGAACGGACCGGAAGGGCTGCTGACCGGCAAACGTGCGATCCTCGTGGTGGCCTCGGGCGGCACCGAAGCGGGGTCGGACATCGATTATGCCAGCCGCTACCTGCGTCACATGCTGGGCTTTATCGGTATCACCGAAGTAGAAGTTGTCGCCGCCGACCAGCAGGCGATCGATGCCGAAGCTTCGGTCCAGAAAGCCAAAGACGCAATCGCGCAACTGGCGGCGTAA
- a CDS encoding prolyl-tRNA synthetase associated domain-containing protein, whose translation MDATHAASEEGLPISCEDLLSQLNSWGISYVLHEHAPLRTVEDAKAVEGALLRPGEQALRLKNLYLRDRKKRNYLVSLEQDRDVDLKALGATLGGGGLSFGSADRLMEFLGVRPGAVTPLAMINGAPKGVRFFMDAQAQHADSIYMHPLVNTRTLAMPRADLMVFFERIGVTPEWI comes from the coding sequence ATGGACGCGACACATGCTGCATCAGAAGAAGGCTTGCCGATTTCTTGCGAGGACCTGTTGAGCCAGCTCAATTCGTGGGGGATTTCCTATGTTCTGCACGAACACGCGCCGTTGCGCACCGTAGAGGATGCAAAGGCCGTCGAGGGGGCGCTGCTGCGCCCGGGAGAGCAGGCGTTGCGATTGAAGAACCTCTACCTGCGTGACCGCAAGAAGCGCAATTACCTGGTGTCGCTGGAACAGGACCGGGACGTGGACCTCAAGGCGCTCGGTGCAACACTGGGTGGTGGCGGGCTGTCGTTTGGCTCCGCGGATCGGCTAATGGAGTTTCTCGGGGTGCGGCCCGGAGCCGTGACACCGCTGGCGATGATCAACGGCGCGCCCAAGGGGGTGCGTTTCTTTATGGATGCACAAGCGCAGCATGCCGACAGTATCTATATGCATCCGCTTGTAAACACGCGCACCTTGGCGATGCCGCGTGCAGACCTGATGGTGTTCTTTGAACGGATCGGCGTCACGCCCGAGTGGATCTGA
- the ffh gene encoding signal recognition particle protein codes for MFENLSERLSGVFDRLTKQGALSEDDVKTALREVRVALLEADVSLPVARDFVKKVQEQATGQAVTKSVTPGQQVVKIVHDALVETLRGDEDPGALKIDNPPAPILMVGLQGSGKTTTTGKLAKRLKEKEGKKVLLASLDVYRPAAMDQLAVLGTQIGVDTLPIVKGQSPVDIAKRAKQQAALGGYDVYMLDTAGRLQIDETLMKEVEDVRDVVSPRETLLVVDGLTGQVAVEVAEEFDNKIGISGVVLTRMDGDGRGGAALSMRAVTGKPIRFVGLGEKMDAIETFEPDRIAGRILGMGDIVALVEKAQETIEAEQAERMMKRMMKGQFNMNDLRMQLEQMQQMGGMQGMMQMMPGMGKMAKQVEESGFDDKMVKRQIAMIQSMTKKERANPALLQASRKKRIAAGSGMEVSDLNKLLKMHRQMADVMKKMGKMGKGKMLKQAMKGMFGKGGMPEMPGGMPGGMDPSQMDPKALEAAAKAMGGKGGLPGGLGGLGGLGGGMGLPGGLSGFGKKK; via the coding sequence ATGTTTGAAAATCTATCCGAACGCCTATCCGGTGTCTTCGACCGGCTGACAAAACAGGGCGCCCTCTCCGAGGACGACGTCAAAACCGCCCTGCGCGAAGTGCGCGTCGCCCTCTTGGAGGCCGACGTCTCGCTGCCCGTGGCCCGCGATTTCGTCAAGAAGGTTCAGGAGCAGGCCACCGGTCAGGCCGTCACCAAATCGGTGACACCGGGCCAGCAGGTCGTGAAGATCGTTCATGATGCGCTTGTCGAGACCCTGCGAGGCGACGAGGACCCCGGGGCGCTCAAGATCGACAACCCGCCCGCACCGATCCTGATGGTCGGCCTGCAGGGCTCCGGCAAGACCACCACCACCGGTAAGCTTGCAAAGCGCCTCAAGGAAAAAGAGGGCAAGAAAGTGCTTCTTGCCTCGCTCGACGTCTATCGCCCGGCAGCGATGGATCAGCTGGCGGTGCTTGGTACCCAGATCGGCGTCGACACCCTGCCCATCGTCAAAGGCCAAAGCCCGGTCGACATCGCCAAACGCGCCAAACAGCAGGCCGCGCTTGGGGGCTATGACGTCTATATGCTCGACACGGCCGGTCGTCTGCAAATCGACGAGACCCTCATGAAAGAGGTCGAAGACGTCCGCGACGTGGTCTCCCCGCGCGAGACGCTTCTGGTGGTAGATGGTCTGACCGGTCAGGTTGCGGTCGAGGTCGCGGAAGAATTCGACAACAAGATCGGCATCTCCGGCGTCGTGCTGACCCGGATGGACGGCGACGGGCGCGGCGGTGCGGCGCTCTCGATGCGCGCCGTGACCGGCAAGCCCATCCGCTTTGTCGGCCTTGGCGAGAAGATGGACGCCATCGAGACCTTCGAGCCGGACCGGATCGCAGGCCGCATCCTTGGCATGGGCGACATTGTGGCCCTCGTCGAGAAGGCGCAGGAAACCATCGAGGCTGAGCAGGCCGAGCGCATGATGAAGCGCATGATGAAAGGTCAGTTCAATATGAACGACCTGCGCATGCAGTTGGAGCAGATGCAGCAGATGGGCGGCATGCAGGGCATGATGCAGATGATGCCGGGCATGGGCAAAATGGCCAAACAGGTCGAAGAGTCCGGCTTTGACGACAAGATGGTCAAGCGCCAGATCGCGATGATCCAGTCCATGACCAAGAAAGAGCGCGCAAACCCCGCGCTGCTGCAGGCCAGCCGCAAGAAACGCATTGCAGCAGGCTCCGGCATGGAGGTCTCGGACCTCAACAAGCTCTTGAAGATGCACCGCCAGATGGCGGACGTCATGAAGAAGATGGGCAAAATGGGCAAAGGCAAGATGCTGAAACAGGCCATGAAAGGCATGTTCGGCAAAGGCGGCATGCCCGAGATGCCCGGTGGCATGCCCGGCGGTATGGATCCCTCGCAGATGGACCCCAAGGCGCTCGAGGCCGCAGCCAAGGCCATGGGCGGCAAGGGTGGTTTGCCCGGCGGTCTCGGCGGGCTGGGTGGCCTCGGTGGCGGCATGGGCCTGCCCGGTGGCCTCTCTGGATTTGGCAAGAAGAAGTAA
- a CDS encoding GNAT family N-acetyltransferase, which yields MSSAPTIETDRLILRPHVAADLEAFWSFYQSDRSRYMDVPTSRSQLWAGMLAEVGSWEIFGWGGLAIETKDGQLAGQVCISQPPHFPELELGWIVFDGFEGFGYAFEAASAMRDYAFEILEVPTLVSYIDGNNQRSVALAKRMGAVEDLNARTYDAADQVYRHSPDSSGPGLEAYA from the coding sequence ATGAGCTCAGCCCCCACCATAGAAACCGACCGACTGATCCTACGCCCGCATGTTGCGGCGGATCTCGAAGCGTTCTGGTCCTTCTACCAGAGCGACCGGTCGCGCTATATGGATGTGCCCACCAGCCGCTCGCAACTCTGGGCCGGGATGCTGGCCGAGGTCGGCTCCTGGGAGATCTTCGGCTGGGGCGGGCTTGCGATTGAAACCAAGGACGGACAGCTGGCCGGTCAGGTTTGCATCAGCCAGCCTCCGCATTTCCCGGAACTGGAACTGGGCTGGATCGTCTTTGACGGGTTCGAGGGCTTTGGCTACGCCTTTGAAGCAGCCTCCGCGATGCGCGACTACGCCTTTGAAATCCTCGAAGTGCCAACTCTGGTGAGCTACATCGACGGCAACAACCAGCGCTCGGTCGCCCTGGCCAAGCGCATGGGCGCCGTCGAGGATCTCAATGCGCGCACCTATGACGCGGCAGATCAGGTCTATCGTCACAGCCCCGACAGCAGCGGGCCCGGACTGGAGGCCTACGCATGA
- a CDS encoding GNAT family N-acetyltransferase — MSTPSIPVIETKRLILRGPEAEDYPNFKATFTSYRARFMGGPLNTYEAWMLYAAEIGHWQVRGFGMWMIHDKITDETYGMAGGWQPAGWPEREIAWIIWPEKAGKGYALEATHAARNYFYTQAGWDGAVSYIDPKNLDSIRLAERLGAKKDHEAQTIDGNDAVYRHPTPAQLRDSQLTHGIEMEIGHYADPLFKPKGWAID; from the coding sequence ATGAGCACCCCCTCCATTCCCGTGATCGAAACCAAACGCCTGATCCTGCGTGGCCCCGAGGCAGAGGACTACCCGAATTTCAAGGCCACCTTCACCTCGTATCGCGCGCGCTTCATGGGCGGGCCGCTGAACACATACGAGGCATGGATGCTCTATGCCGCCGAGATCGGCCACTGGCAGGTGCGCGGCTTTGGCATGTGGATGATCCACGACAAGATCACCGATGAAACCTACGGTATGGCCGGTGGCTGGCAGCCCGCCGGCTGGCCAGAGCGCGAAATTGCCTGGATCATCTGGCCCGAGAAGGCCGGCAAGGGCTATGCTCTCGAAGCCACCCACGCGGCGCGCAACTACTTTTACACCCAGGCCGGATGGGACGGCGCGGTCAGCTATATCGACCCCAAGAACCTCGATTCGATCCGTCTCGCCGAACGTCTCGGTGCCAAGAAGGACCACGAGGCCCAGACCATCGACGGCAACGATGCCGTCTACCGGCACCCGACCCCGGCGCAGCTGCGCGACAGCCAGCTGACCCATGGCATCGAGATGGAAATCGGCCATTACGCCGACCCGCTGTTCAAACCGAAAGGATGGGCCATTGACTGA
- a CDS encoding chorismate mutase translates to MTETTTDPVARAAALLKEHRESIDRLDAIIVYTLGERFKRTQAVGKLKATHDLPPSDPAREAKQIERLEDLAREADLDPEFAKAFLNFIIDEVIRHHKKHQE, encoded by the coding sequence TTGACTGAGACGACGACCGATCCTGTTGCCCGTGCGGCCGCGCTTTTGAAAGAGCACCGCGAGAGCATCGATCGCCTCGACGCGATCATCGTCTATACGCTGGGCGAGCGTTTCAAGCGCACGCAGGCGGTCGGCAAGCTCAAGGCGACACACGACCTTCCCCCGTCCGATCCCGCGCGCGAAGCGAAGCAGATCGAACGGCTCGAAGACTTGGCGAGAGAGGCCGATCTGGACCCGGAATTCGCCAAGGCGTTCTTGAACTTCATCATCGATGAGGTCATCCGCCACCACAAGAAACACCAGGAATAA
- the rpsP gene encoding 30S ribosomal protein S16 encodes MAMKIRLARGGSKKRPFYRIVAADSRMPRDGRFIEKLGTYNPLLPKDSEERVKMDIEKIQAWLDKGAQPTDRVARMLEAAGVREKTERNNPNKAKPGKKAQERAEEKAAKAAEAAEAADAE; translated from the coding sequence ATGGCAATGAAAATCCGTTTGGCCCGCGGCGGCTCCAAAAAACGCCCCTTCTACCGCATCGTTGCAGCGGACTCCCGCATGCCGCGTGACGGCCGCTTCATCGAGAAGCTGGGCACCTATAACCCGCTCCTGCCGAAAGACAGCGAAGAGCGCGTGAAAATGGACATCGAAAAGATCCAGGCATGGCTCGACAAAGGCGCACAGCCCACCGACCGTGTGGCTCGTATGCTCGAGGCGGCTGGCGTGCGCGAGAAAACCGAGCGCAACAACCCCAACAAAGCGAAGCCGGGCAAGAAAGCTCAGGAGCGCGCTGAAGAGAAAGCCGCCAAGGCAGCAGAAGCCGCCGAAGCAGCAGACGCGGAATAA